One window from the genome of Cyclobacterium amurskyense encodes:
- a CDS encoding helix-turn-helix transcriptional regulator — MEYSEVNRLSRLTAILVQFQTKRIVTATELSQKFQVSKRTIYRDVKALEKAGIPILTEEGKGYTLMEGYKIPPVMFTEKQANALILAEQLVLKSKDASFVKDYSEAIDKIKSILKYNIKDKTNLLADRTQYNQVINQERNSNNLSDLQYALTNYNLVKIEYINKENRVSNRIIEPFAILNSENWYLVAWCRLRNEFRFFRPDRIQKMEILPENFEPHNMTLQEYFDKYH, encoded by the coding sequence ATGGAATATTCCGAAGTAAATAGATTGTCACGGCTAACAGCCATTTTAGTTCAATTTCAGACGAAGAGAATTGTCACAGCTACTGAATTATCTCAAAAATTTCAAGTTAGCAAAAGGACAATTTACCGAGATGTAAAAGCATTAGAGAAAGCAGGTATACCTATTCTTACTGAAGAAGGAAAAGGGTATACGCTAATGGAAGGTTATAAAATACCGCCTGTAATGTTCACCGAAAAACAAGCCAATGCATTAATACTAGCCGAACAGTTGGTGCTCAAAAGCAAGGACGCCTCCTTTGTAAAGGACTATTCCGAGGCAATTGATAAAATCAAATCAATCCTAAAGTATAATATCAAAGACAAAACAAACTTACTTGCAGATAGAACCCAATACAATCAAGTCATAAACCAAGAAAGGAATAGTAATAACTTATCAGATTTACAATATGCACTAACCAATTATAACCTTGTCAAAATAGAATATATCAACAAGGAAAATAGGGTGTCAAATAGAATAATAGAGCCATTTGCAATATTGAATTCCGAAAATTGGTATTTAGTTGCCTGGTGTCGGCTGCGAAATGAGTTTCGATTTTTTCGCCCAGACAGAATTCAAAAAATGGAAATTCTACCTGAAAATTTTGAACCTCATAATATGACATTACAAGAATATTTTGACAAATACCATTAA
- a CDS encoding helix-turn-helix domain-containing protein has product MPIIVNLDVIMAKRKVSLNELSERVNLTLSNLSILKTGKAKAIRFSTLESICKALDCQPSDILEYVNDENEPTNS; this is encoded by the coding sequence ATGCCAATTATTGTAAATTTAGATGTGATAATGGCCAAGCGTAAAGTTTCTCTCAATGAACTTTCTGAAAGGGTTAATTTAACCTTATCTAACCTTTCTATCTTAAAGACAGGTAAGGCGAAAGCTATTCGTTTTAGTACCTTAGAATCTATTTGTAAAGCATTGGACTGCCAGCCAAGTGATATTCTGGAGTATGTAAATGATGAAAATGAACCAACCAACAGCTAA
- a CDS encoding DUF2975 domain-containing protein: protein MNKYSIIFLKAVILLIGIGAFAILIWFPLTEGRATNLDLFNIYFDPFILYGYAVSILFFIALYKAFRLLGYIGQNNVFSSKAVNALKSIKNCAIAISALIVAAGIIIRISHNIEDDPAGFLAICIVTTFASIVIATTAAIFQKLLQNAIDMKSENDLTI from the coding sequence ATGAATAAATATTCAATAATATTCCTTAAGGCAGTCATATTGCTTATCGGAATTGGGGCTTTTGCCATTTTGATTTGGTTTCCCTTGACCGAAGGAAGAGCCACTAATTTAGACTTGTTTAACATATATTTTGACCCGTTCATTTTGTATGGATATGCCGTATCAATCCTCTTTTTTATTGCACTTTACAAAGCTTTCAGATTACTAGGATACATTGGACAAAATAATGTATTTTCATCAAAAGCTGTTAACGCTTTAAAGAGTATTAAGAATTGTGCCATTGCAATAAGTGCATTAATTGTAGCAGCAGGTATCATCATAAGAATATCTCATAATATAGAGGACGACCCAGCGGGCTTTCTTGCCATTTGCATTGTAACTACTTTTGCATCAATAGTCATTGCTACCACAGCGGCAATATTTCAAAAATTATTGCAAAATGCCATTGATATGAAATCCGAAAATGACTTAACAATTTAA